One genomic region from Anthonomus grandis grandis chromosome 1, icAntGran1.3, whole genome shotgun sequence encodes:
- the LOC126739689 gene encoding tubulin polymerization-promoting protein homolog yields the protein MSESPQPPTNEVQNLSIDGDKAENGRPATPSSTSFNEQFKAFAKFGDPKSDGKQITLSNSDKWMKQAKVIDGKKITTTDTGIYFKKLKSLKVGIVDYKKFLEDLAKNKKVDLEEIKTKLTNCGTPGHHGVGKVQNTSTVDRLTDTSKFTGTHKQRFDESGKGKGIAGRKELPDTSGYVSGYQNKDTYDKKE from the exons ATGAGCGAATCACCACAACCACCAACAAACGAGGTACAAAATCTCAGCATTGACGGCGATAAGGCCGAAAATGGCAGACCTGCTACCCCGTCTTCCACATCTTTTAATGAACAATTTAAGGCGTTCGCTAAATTTGGCGATCCAAAATCGGATGGCAAACAAATAACATTGTCTAATAGTGATAAATGGATGAAACAG GCAAAAGTAATTGAcggtaaaaaaatcacaactACAGACACTGGcatatattttaagaaactaaaaTCTCTTAAAGTCGGCATTGTCGATTACAAGAAATTTTTGGAAGACCTAGCCAAGAACAAGAAAGTCGACCTTGAAGAAATCAAAACTAAATTGACAAACTGTGGCACACCTGGCCACCATGGTGTGGGG AAGGTACAAAATACCAGTACAGTGGATCGTCTGACGGACACCTCAAAATTCACCGGAACCCACAAACAGCGTTTTGATGAATCCGGAAAGGGTAAAGGTATCGCTGGTCGCAAAGAATTACCAGATACTTCAGGTTATGTCAGCGGGTATCAAAATAAAGACACTTatgataaaaaagaataa
- the LOC126738755 gene encoding uncharacterized protein LOC126738755, whose amino-acid sequence MMHFFLTVLSLFLINIRSNAAFENVCVNLNDILSPKWMPATVFDKVVPRTHDYQDLNGTVNDFDKEATLDGSIEQAMKTMSFHRSMINQYLCRNYVANQIVAEVSKKSFHKRMGEELGMDEPNIKERETLKNNMLTDQGLASYEDWLRKSATLNDIYRNHNKRADMSDENLEDIRKTDIHENDKISAISTKHDHDYHVLTDSADYIIYDSGGHHNYYSNHPPAHYPPKTYYQSYKKPSYNKGEKLADLFELALTTLAFLSFGMFLLHLLMSISVVSNNMTTTVSTRIVKFNAAPAAVNAESYETGYGLDTESPLADSGEYRKFRSIQDTITDINPDNTISNEMAKRTLKIFSAAIDIDKDRGACLQNALCNASTYSRHVQGRNKLYMGLLSFGTSWLAENLSNQFVSKIQALQASLLGLGLANCDRIYKKCE is encoded by the exons ATGATGCACTTCTTTCTTACAGTTTTAAGCTTGTTCTTAATTAACATAAGATCTAATGCAGCTTTTGAAAACGTTTGTGTGAATTTGAATGATATTTTATCACCAAAATGGATGCCAGCAACTGTTTTTGACAAGGTGGTTCCAAGAACTCACGATTATCAGGATCTGAATGGGACAGTTAATGATTTTGATAAAGAAGCAACTTTAGATGGAAGTATTGAACAGGCCATGAAAACCATGTCGTTTCATAG GTCGATGATAAATCAATATCTTTGCCGCAACTACGTGGCAAACCAAATAGTAGCTGAAGTGTCCAAAAAATCATTTCATAAGAGGATGGGAGAAGAACTAGGGATGGACGAACCAAACATAAAAGAGAGagagactttaaaaaataatatgcttaCAGATCAAGGACTAGCTTCATATGAAGATTGGTTAAGGAA aagtGCAACTTTGAATGACATATATCGAAATCATAATAAAAGAGCAGACATGTCAGACGAAAACCTGGAGGATATTAGGAAAACAGATATTcatgaaaatgataaaatttctgcTATATCTACAAAACATGACCATGACTATCACGTGCTAACAGATTCAGCAG atTACATAATATACGATAGTGGCGGGCACCATAACTACTACAGTAATCACCCGCCAGCCCATTACCCCCCCAAAACCTATTACCAATCTTATAAAAAGCCATCCTACAATAAAGGAGAAAAATTAGCTGATCTGTTCGAACTGGCCCTTACGACTTTGGCTTTTTTGTCCTTTGGGATGTTTCTTTTGCATTTGCTTATGTCAATATCTGTTGTC TCAAATAATATGACAACTACTGTTAGTACCAGGATAGTGAAATTTAATGCAGCTCCGGCAGCTGTAAATGCAG AATCGTACGAGACTGGTTATGGACTAGATACGGAATCTCCATTAGCAGATTCTGGAGAATATAGAAAGTTTCG GTCAATACAGGATACTATAACTGATATCAATCCCGATAACACAATTTCCAATGAAATGGCAAAAAGAACCTTAAAAATCTTCAGTGCAGCAATAGATATAGACAAAGATAGAGGTGCCTGTCTACAAAATGCTTTGTGTAATGCTTCAACATATTCTAGGCACGTGCAGGGaagaaataaactttatatGGGACTATTAAG ttttggTACCAGCTGGCTGGCGGAAAATTTATCCAATCAATTCGTCTCTAAAATTCAAGCACTACAAGCAAGCCTTTTAGGGTTAGGCTTGGCTAATTGTgatagaatttataaaaaatgtgaataa
- the LOC126738441 gene encoding probable ATP-dependent RNA helicase DDX20 isoform X1, protein MPDFKNLAHSLTEKERTEDVLTENTSFASLILPSDIMKGLSASGFEKPSPIQVKAIPVGRCGFDLIVKSKSGTGKTLIFTTVALESLKVEKEAPQVLILAPTREIAMQIQSVVKSIGAYIAGLHVETFIGGLPVEEKKISCHVVVGTPGRLKQLILNHNLHLDAIRLLVLDEADKLTEDSFINDITEIYNFLPHKKQVIMCSATYSQETETVLGRFMHSPVLVSVELHSPLLLGLKQFVKLLKSPPNVVQQTKAKNEALLKILSSIPFVQCLIFSNYQNRTESIHNFLKRNGWDSTYISGAQSQTKRLSSLSDLKEFKSKILVTTDLTARGIDVPNIDLVINYDIPCNAHTYLHRMGRAGRFGSAGLCINLAFMGSEVKLLQNMLGIIGRDNLSMPILGEDFDLKATAEYLYGEMAADVNSYYKEINEIRNSIRERCKKPNKKNEKDLVNNVIEEKIKDDVSLVLSQLASGSFDLEENKLVEPSTEIMEDNQMKENVLSNILHQLAEEGEVSPKTLKSQIENSKQETYEKNKVLLSVAKVLSGAEVTQEDCTQLSQHFLTADSEASLKMDEPGTIPTAAIENISENFLFSVYKSQIDENAPRWQDLLPEAEKLKLTDTYQTETTLEDTEISEEEYYEEDDYDFEVEKEIEVNVAPEAAVAQSSDNVAPETVVDEYSFMKWIPVTPQRRPREKSEDQQLAIPSPPSVPHKKHKNSSDAAVYCNSTVTRVDDTQGQYHNKYYQYFEHCSANLWQNGLSFNNVVNFDQWFAHSWERQLDNVRDYVQKNIYLDQMSNFNG, encoded by the exons ATCTTATAGTAAAATCAAAATCAGGGACAGGCAAAACTCTTATTTTTACAACAGTAGCCCTAGAGTCCCTTAAAGTAGAGAAAGAGGCTCCGCAAGTATTAATACTTGCTCCCACTCGGGAAATTGCTATGCAGATACAAAGTGTTGTTAAGAGCATTGGAGCATATATTGCAG GACTCCATGTGGAAACATTTATTGGAGGACTCCCTgtagaagagaaaaaaatcagTTGCCATGTTGTAGTGGGAACTCCAGGACGTTTAAAACAGCTAATTCTAAATCATAATCTCCACCTTGATGCAATAAGACTGCTTGTTCTAGATGAAGCCGATAAACTCACAGAGGacagttttataaatgacattactgagatttacaattttttacctCACAAAAAGCAAGTGATCATGTGCAGTGCAACTTATTCTCAGGAAACTGAAACAGTTTTAGGGAGGTTTATGCATAGTCCAGTGCTAGTATCTGTTGAACTACACAGTCCGTTATTGCTAGGACTAAAGCAGTTTGTTAAATTGCTTAAGTCCCCCCCTAATGTTGTACAACAAACTAAAGCGAAAAATGAGGCCCTTTTAAAGATTCTCTCGTCCATCCCATTTGTGCAGTGTCTTATATTTTCCAACTATCAGAATAGGACTGAAagtattcacaattttttgaAACGCAATGGCTGGGATTCAACATATATTTCAGGGGCCCAAAGTCAAACGAAGAGACTAAGTTCCTTATCAGatttaaaggaatttaaaagtaaaattttggtAACTACTGACCTCACAGCAAGAGGAATAGATGTGCCGAATATTGATTTAGTTATAAACTATGACATTCCTTGTAACGCCCACACATATCTCCATAGAATGGGTCGTGCAGGACGATTTGGGTCAGCAGGTTTATGTATTAATTTAGCATTTATGGGCTCAGAAGTTAAGTTACTGCAGAATATGTTGGGAATTATTGGTCGAGACAATCTATCTATGCCAATTTTAGGAGAAGATTTTGATCTAAAAGCTACAGCAGAATATTTGTATGGAGAAATGGCAGCAGAtgttaatagttattataaAGAGATTAACGAAATTAGGAATTCTATAAGGGAAAGGTGCAAGAAGCCAAATAAGAAAAATGAGAAGGACTTAGTTAATAATGTCATTGAAGAAAAGATAAAAGATGATGTTTCCTTAGTTTTATCTCAGTTGGCGTCTGGTTCTTTTGAtctggaagaaaataaactaGTAGAACCCTCTACAGAAATAATGGAAGATaaccaaatgaaagaaaacgtattaagtaatattcttcATCAGCTCGCTGAAGAAGGTGAAGTAAGCCCTAAGACGTTGAAAAGTCAAATTGAAAACTCTAAACAAGAAACCTATGAAAAAAATAAGGTACTTTTAAGTGTTGCTAAAGTTCTTAGCGGAGCGGAAGTTACTCAAGAGGACTGTACTCAATTGTCACAACATTTCTTAACTGCGGATTCAGAAGCATCTCTTAAAATGGATGAGCCCGGCACCATCCCTACTGCGGCAATCGAAAATATCTCAGAAAACTTCTTGTTTTCAGTCTACAAGTCACAAATAGATGAAAATGCTCCAAGATGGCAAGATCTGCTCCCGGAAGCCGAAAAACTTAAACTCACAGACACCTATCAAACAGAAACTACTTTGGAGGATACTGAAATATCAGAAGAAGAGTACTATGAAGAAGACGACTATGACTTTGAAGTTGAAAAAGAGATAGAAGTTAATGTTGCGCCAGAAGCTGCTGTTGCTCAATCTAGTGATAATGTTGCCCCAGAAACTGTTGTTGACGAATATAGTTTTATGAAATGGATTCCGGTTACGCCTCAAAGGCGACCTCGAGAAAAGTCAGAAGATCAGCAGTTAGCAATACCTAGTCCTCCATCAGTACCTcataaaaagcataaaaacaGTAGTGACGCTGCTGTATATTGCAATTCTACTGTTACCAGAGTTGATGATACTCAGGGACAGTATCATAATAAATACTACCAATATTTTGAGCATTGTAGTGCTAATTTGTGGCAAAACGGCTTGTCCTTTAATAATGTAGTTAATTTTGACCAATGGTTCGCGCATAGTTGGGAAAGGCAACTGGATAATGTTAGGGACTATGTACAGAAGAATATTTATTTGGATcaaatgtcaaattttaatggataa
- the LOC126738441 gene encoding probable ATP-dependent RNA helicase DDX20 isoform X2, whose amino-acid sequence MQIQSVVKSIGAYIAGLHVETFIGGLPVEEKKISCHVVVGTPGRLKQLILNHNLHLDAIRLLVLDEADKLTEDSFINDITEIYNFLPHKKQVIMCSATYSQETETVLGRFMHSPVLVSVELHSPLLLGLKQFVKLLKSPPNVVQQTKAKNEALLKILSSIPFVQCLIFSNYQNRTESIHNFLKRNGWDSTYISGAQSQTKRLSSLSDLKEFKSKILVTTDLTARGIDVPNIDLVINYDIPCNAHTYLHRMGRAGRFGSAGLCINLAFMGSEVKLLQNMLGIIGRDNLSMPILGEDFDLKATAEYLYGEMAADVNSYYKEINEIRNSIRERCKKPNKKNEKDLVNNVIEEKIKDDVSLVLSQLASGSFDLEENKLVEPSTEIMEDNQMKENVLSNILHQLAEEGEVSPKTLKSQIENSKQETYEKNKVLLSVAKVLSGAEVTQEDCTQLSQHFLTADSEASLKMDEPGTIPTAAIENISENFLFSVYKSQIDENAPRWQDLLPEAEKLKLTDTYQTETTLEDTEISEEEYYEEDDYDFEVEKEIEVNVAPEAAVAQSSDNVAPETVVDEYSFMKWIPVTPQRRPREKSEDQQLAIPSPPSVPHKKHKNSSDAAVYCNSTVTRVDDTQGQYHNKYYQYFEHCSANLWQNGLSFNNVVNFDQWFAHSWERQLDNVRDYVQKNIYLDQMSNFNG is encoded by the exons ATGCAGATACAAAGTGTTGTTAAGAGCATTGGAGCATATATTGCAG GACTCCATGTGGAAACATTTATTGGAGGACTCCCTgtagaagagaaaaaaatcagTTGCCATGTTGTAGTGGGAACTCCAGGACGTTTAAAACAGCTAATTCTAAATCATAATCTCCACCTTGATGCAATAAGACTGCTTGTTCTAGATGAAGCCGATAAACTCACAGAGGacagttttataaatgacattactgagatttacaattttttacctCACAAAAAGCAAGTGATCATGTGCAGTGCAACTTATTCTCAGGAAACTGAAACAGTTTTAGGGAGGTTTATGCATAGTCCAGTGCTAGTATCTGTTGAACTACACAGTCCGTTATTGCTAGGACTAAAGCAGTTTGTTAAATTGCTTAAGTCCCCCCCTAATGTTGTACAACAAACTAAAGCGAAAAATGAGGCCCTTTTAAAGATTCTCTCGTCCATCCCATTTGTGCAGTGTCTTATATTTTCCAACTATCAGAATAGGACTGAAagtattcacaattttttgaAACGCAATGGCTGGGATTCAACATATATTTCAGGGGCCCAAAGTCAAACGAAGAGACTAAGTTCCTTATCAGatttaaaggaatttaaaagtaaaattttggtAACTACTGACCTCACAGCAAGAGGAATAGATGTGCCGAATATTGATTTAGTTATAAACTATGACATTCCTTGTAACGCCCACACATATCTCCATAGAATGGGTCGTGCAGGACGATTTGGGTCAGCAGGTTTATGTATTAATTTAGCATTTATGGGCTCAGAAGTTAAGTTACTGCAGAATATGTTGGGAATTATTGGTCGAGACAATCTATCTATGCCAATTTTAGGAGAAGATTTTGATCTAAAAGCTACAGCAGAATATTTGTATGGAGAAATGGCAGCAGAtgttaatagttattataaAGAGATTAACGAAATTAGGAATTCTATAAGGGAAAGGTGCAAGAAGCCAAATAAGAAAAATGAGAAGGACTTAGTTAATAATGTCATTGAAGAAAAGATAAAAGATGATGTTTCCTTAGTTTTATCTCAGTTGGCGTCTGGTTCTTTTGAtctggaagaaaataaactaGTAGAACCCTCTACAGAAATAATGGAAGATaaccaaatgaaagaaaacgtattaagtaatattcttcATCAGCTCGCTGAAGAAGGTGAAGTAAGCCCTAAGACGTTGAAAAGTCAAATTGAAAACTCTAAACAAGAAACCTATGAAAAAAATAAGGTACTTTTAAGTGTTGCTAAAGTTCTTAGCGGAGCGGAAGTTACTCAAGAGGACTGTACTCAATTGTCACAACATTTCTTAACTGCGGATTCAGAAGCATCTCTTAAAATGGATGAGCCCGGCACCATCCCTACTGCGGCAATCGAAAATATCTCAGAAAACTTCTTGTTTTCAGTCTACAAGTCACAAATAGATGAAAATGCTCCAAGATGGCAAGATCTGCTCCCGGAAGCCGAAAAACTTAAACTCACAGACACCTATCAAACAGAAACTACTTTGGAGGATACTGAAATATCAGAAGAAGAGTACTATGAAGAAGACGACTATGACTTTGAAGTTGAAAAAGAGATAGAAGTTAATGTTGCGCCAGAAGCTGCTGTTGCTCAATCTAGTGATAATGTTGCCCCAGAAACTGTTGTTGACGAATATAGTTTTATGAAATGGATTCCGGTTACGCCTCAAAGGCGACCTCGAGAAAAGTCAGAAGATCAGCAGTTAGCAATACCTAGTCCTCCATCAGTACCTcataaaaagcataaaaacaGTAGTGACGCTGCTGTATATTGCAATTCTACTGTTACCAGAGTTGATGATACTCAGGGACAGTATCATAATAAATACTACCAATATTTTGAGCATTGTAGTGCTAATTTGTGGCAAAACGGCTTGTCCTTTAATAATGTAGTTAATTTTGACCAATGGTTCGCGCATAGTTGGGAAAGGCAACTGGATAATGTTAGGGACTATGTACAGAAGAATATTTATTTGGATcaaatgtcaaattttaatggataa